One Vallitalea pronyensis genomic region harbors:
- a CDS encoding NADH-dependent [FeFe] hydrogenase, group A6, protein MENIREKEEQALKDQHVTVYFDDIPYDVPMGMSVLEAARLVHIEIPSLCYLKDINEIGTCRVCVVEIQGIRALQPSCVYPVRDGLKIKTNTKKVRDARKAAVTLLLSNHHRECLTCIRNLNCELQNVADQLGVRNIPYTGEMQDYGYFSDNVFITRDYNKCINCRRCMAICNKIQECDVYSPLWRGLETVIAPAFKKDLSEVSCITCGQCVIACPTASLSEKECIRDVWKVLNDPTKHVIAQTAPSIQVTIGEDFNMPVGTFVRGKLVTALRRLGFNKVFATDVTADLTIMEEASELKERVTEHPERLPLLSSCCPAWVKFAEHFYPDLLPNLSTCKSPHEMCGAMTKTWYAQKYGIDPSTIVNVAIMPCTAKKYEAARPEMTSDGFRNVDYVLTTRELSRMIRSVGIDFDDLEDSKYDKPFDQFSSAGTIFGATGGVLEAAVRTAYYFMTGDEMGVPDYEDARGQKGLKYGNVAFGDRTLTIAIAHGAGNAKKALTRHLNGEKTFDYMEVMACPGGCVGGGGQPILGGKDQKRISLDYRHNRADALYNIDKGSKIRKSYENPVMQEIYDEFLGKPLSETAKKYLHTSYVKRGRFPYLREGDKS, encoded by the coding sequence ATGGAAAACATACGAGAAAAAGAAGAACAAGCCTTAAAAGATCAACACGTTACGGTCTATTTTGATGATATTCCCTATGACGTACCCATGGGTATGAGTGTACTAGAAGCAGCAAGACTAGTTCATATTGAGATTCCCAGCTTATGTTACCTAAAAGATATTAACGAAATAGGGACATGTCGGGTATGTGTGGTGGAAATTCAAGGCATTCGAGCCCTTCAACCCTCATGTGTGTACCCTGTTCGAGACGGTCTAAAAATAAAAACCAATACAAAAAAAGTCCGTGATGCCAGAAAAGCCGCTGTTACTTTACTGCTATCCAATCATCACAGAGAGTGCTTAACATGTATCCGTAATCTTAACTGTGAATTACAAAATGTAGCCGATCAGTTAGGTGTTCGTAACATTCCTTATACAGGCGAGATGCAGGATTATGGCTATTTTAGTGATAATGTCTTCATCACAAGAGATTATAATAAGTGCATTAACTGTAGACGCTGTATGGCCATATGCAATAAAATTCAAGAGTGTGATGTCTATTCGCCCCTCTGGCGTGGTTTAGAGACGGTCATTGCTCCTGCGTTTAAAAAAGATTTAAGTGAAGTATCCTGTATCACCTGTGGTCAATGTGTTATTGCTTGTCCTACAGCATCCCTATCTGAAAAGGAATGTATTCGTGACGTCTGGAAGGTTCTCAATGACCCTACCAAACATGTTATTGCTCAAACTGCTCCTTCTATTCAAGTCACCATTGGAGAAGATTTTAACATGCCAGTCGGTACATTTGTAAGGGGTAAACTGGTAACTGCTCTTAGGCGCCTTGGCTTTAACAAAGTCTTTGCAACGGATGTCACCGCTGACCTCACCATCATGGAAGAAGCCAGTGAGTTAAAGGAGCGGGTTACAGAACATCCTGAACGCTTACCCTTATTATCCTCTTGCTGTCCGGCTTGGGTGAAATTTGCAGAGCATTTTTATCCTGATTTACTCCCCAACCTATCCACGTGTAAATCACCTCATGAAATGTGTGGTGCCATGACAAAAACATGGTATGCACAAAAGTATGGTATTGACCCATCAACCATTGTTAATGTAGCCATCATGCCTTGTACAGCCAAAAAATATGAAGCAGCCCGTCCAGAAATGACCTCAGATGGTTTTCGAAATGTAGATTATGTTTTAACCACCAGAGAACTGTCTCGTATGATTCGCTCTGTGGGTATTGATTTTGATGATTTAGAAGACAGCAAATATGATAAACCTTTTGATCAATTCAGTAGTGCCGGTACCATATTTGGTGCAACAGGCGGCGTGTTAGAAGCGGCTGTTCGTACAGCTTATTATTTCATGACAGGCGATGAAATGGGTGTACCTGATTACGAAGACGCCCGTGGGCAAAAAGGTTTGAAATACGGAAACGTAGCCTTTGGTGATCGAACCCTGACCATTGCCATTGCCCATGGTGCGGGCAATGCTAAAAAAGCCCTCACAAGGCACCTAAACGGCGAAAAAACCTTTGATTATATGGAGGTTATGGCATGTCCTGGTGGTTGTGTTGGTGGCGGTGGTCAACCCATTTTAGGGGGTAAGGATCAAAAAAGAATCTCCTTAGATTATCGGCATAATCGAGCGGATGCACTCTATAACATTGATAAAGGCAGTAAGATACGTAAATCATATGAAAACCCTGTCATGCAGGAAATCTATGATGAATTTCTTGGTAAACCTTTATCCGAAACGGCTAAGAAGTATTTGCATACGAGTTATGTGAAGCGAGGGCGCTTTCCTTATTTGCGGGAAGGGGATAAGTCATAA
- the trmB gene encoding tRNA (guanosine(46)-N7)-methyltransferase TrmB → MRLRCIPGATEKLENHPKIIQDEKCLKGKWHTQFSNNHPIHIEIGMGKGQFISTLAKQNPHVNYIGFEKFTNVLVRALGNLDDEAMENLYAIRMDVEEILDVFEEGEIERIYLNFSDPWPKDRHDKRRLTHHGFLERYEKVLTSGGKICFKTDNQLLFDYSLEEMEKHHWKVEKVTRDLHNSPYLEGNVMTEYEEKFVGLGMPIYRLEAFK, encoded by the coding sequence ATGAGATTAAGGTGTATCCCTGGTGCAACAGAGAAATTAGAGAATCATCCTAAGATTATTCAGGATGAAAAGTGTCTAAAAGGTAAGTGGCACACACAGTTTAGCAATAACCATCCTATCCATATTGAGATTGGTATGGGTAAAGGGCAGTTTATAAGTACCTTAGCCAAGCAGAATCCCCATGTGAATTACATAGGATTTGAGAAATTTACCAATGTTTTAGTAAGAGCCCTTGGTAATCTGGATGATGAAGCCATGGAGAACCTATACGCTATACGCATGGATGTGGAAGAAATTCTGGATGTTTTTGAAGAAGGAGAGATTGAGCGTATCTACCTTAATTTTTCAGACCCATGGCCCAAGGACCGACATGATAAAAGGCGATTAACCCATCATGGTTTCTTAGAACGTTATGAAAAGGTATTAACATCAGGTGGAAAGATATGTTTCAAGACAGATAATCAGCTACTTTTTGATTATTCACTGGAAGAGATGGAAAAACATCATTGGAAGGTGGAAAAAGTAACAAGGGATTTACATAACAGCCCCTATTTAGAAGGTAATGTGATGACAGAATACGAAGAAAAGTTTGTAGGATTGGGTATGCCTATTTATCGATTAGAGGCTTTTAAATAA
- a CDS encoding NADH-quinone oxidoreductase subunit NuoF — protein MHKFHILVCAGTGCTASNSGQILHKLQKEVKKRHLEDQVKVFKTGCFGFCKLGPIIVVHPDRTFYCQVDVTDVDDILEEHIENHRVVERLLYKNPRTDEVQQKIDDLDFFNHQQRIALRHCGVIDPENIYEYIALKGYEAVGTILDDKTPPDDVIDTIKTSGLRGRGGGGFPTGKKWDFAKSYEGKKKYVVCNADEGDPGAFMDRSILEGDPHSVIEAMLVAGYCIGADQGFIYVRAEYPIAVERLEIALDQAKKCGLLGQNILGTGFHFNLDIRLGAGAFVCGEETALISSVMGLRGEPRPRPPFPAEVGLWEKPTLNNNVETYANVPAILLKGADWYNSIGTEDSKGTKVFALAGQINNTGLIEVPMGTTLRTIVYDIGGGIPGDKTFKAVQTGGPSGGCIPEKHLDTKIDYKSLTDIGSMMGSGGMIIMDETDCMVDIARFYLEFATDESCGKCVPCRIGTKRLLEILEKITEGKGDMEDLDILEELCVNVQNGSLCGLGQTAPNPILSSMNYFLHEYKAHIKERRCPSGVCNALLQVVINDDTCIACGICAKVCPVDAITGERKKPPYHIHQDICIKCGACIPKCPVDAIYKR, from the coding sequence ATTCATAAATTCCATATCCTCGTTTGTGCTGGAACAGGTTGCACCGCTTCCAATAGTGGGCAAATACTTCACAAGCTGCAAAAAGAGGTAAAAAAAAGACATCTTGAAGACCAAGTCAAAGTATTTAAAACCGGTTGTTTTGGCTTTTGTAAACTGGGTCCCATCATTGTGGTTCACCCTGACCGAACCTTCTATTGTCAAGTTGACGTTACAGACGTGGATGATATTCTAGAAGAACATATTGAAAATCATCGTGTTGTGGAAAGGTTATTATACAAGAACCCTCGAACCGATGAGGTGCAGCAAAAGATTGATGATCTGGATTTCTTTAACCATCAACAGCGTATTGCATTACGTCATTGTGGTGTTATAGACCCTGAGAACATCTATGAATACATTGCCTTGAAGGGTTATGAAGCTGTTGGAACCATCTTAGATGACAAAACGCCTCCTGATGATGTCATTGACACCATCAAAACATCTGGCCTAAGAGGGCGTGGAGGCGGTGGTTTCCCAACAGGTAAAAAGTGGGACTTCGCAAAATCCTATGAAGGTAAGAAAAAATATGTGGTATGCAACGCCGACGAAGGTGACCCTGGTGCTTTTATGGACCGTTCTATTCTAGAAGGCGATCCTCATAGTGTGATTGAAGCTATGCTGGTAGCTGGTTATTGTATTGGTGCTGACCAAGGGTTTATCTATGTACGAGCAGAATACCCCATCGCTGTTGAACGATTAGAAATTGCCCTAGACCAAGCTAAAAAGTGCGGCTTATTGGGACAGAATATCTTAGGTACAGGCTTTCATTTTAATTTGGATATCCGACTGGGGGCAGGTGCTTTTGTCTGTGGTGAAGAAACAGCTCTTATATCTTCTGTCATGGGACTACGTGGCGAGCCAAGACCAAGACCTCCTTTCCCTGCTGAAGTGGGTCTGTGGGAGAAACCAACCCTTAATAATAACGTAGAAACCTACGCCAATGTACCGGCCATCCTTCTCAAAGGAGCTGATTGGTACAACAGCATTGGCACCGAAGACAGTAAAGGAACGAAGGTCTTTGCTCTAGCTGGTCAGATTAATAACACTGGGCTTATTGAAGTCCCTATGGGGACAACCCTAAGAACCATTGTCTATGACATTGGCGGCGGTATTCCTGGTGATAAGACATTCAAAGCTGTACAAACTGGTGGTCCTTCAGGGGGCTGTATTCCTGAAAAGCATCTGGATACCAAGATCGATTATAAATCCTTAACAGATATTGGCTCTATGATGGGTTCTGGCGGTATGATTATCATGGATGAAACCGATTGTATGGTGGATATTGCGCGGTTCTATCTGGAATTTGCTACAGATGAATCTTGTGGAAAATGTGTTCCTTGCCGTATTGGTACTAAAAGGCTGTTAGAAATATTAGAAAAAATCACAGAAGGAAAAGGTGACATGGAAGACCTTGATATTTTAGAAGAACTCTGTGTCAATGTTCAAAACGGTTCCTTATGCGGTCTTGGGCAAACAGCACCTAATCCCATATTAAGTTCCATGAACTACTTCTTACATGAATATAAAGCCCACATTAAAGAAAGACGTTGTCCATCTGGTGTATGTAACGCACTTCTTCAAGTGGTGATTAACGATGATACATGTATTGCATGTGGTATCTGTGCAAAGGTCTGCCCAGTGGATGCCATTACAGGAGAAAGGAAAAAGCCCCCTTACCACATCCATCAAGATATATGTATTAAATGTGGTGCCTGTATTCCAAAGTGTCCCGTAGATGCCATTTATAAACGGTAA
- a CDS encoding NADH-quinone oxidoreductase subunit NuoE family protein, producing MKTQTNNQLDDYKALDQVIETYKDEQGTLIHILQKAQDIFGYLPMTVQSYIAEKLSIPISTINGVVSFYSLFSQEPTGKYTIGVCLGTACYVKGSNDILEAIKEELGLDVGETTSNKMFTLKATRCIGACGLAPVITINDDVYGRLSPSDIPSIIHKYTKNT from the coding sequence ATGAAAACCCAAACCAACAATCAACTGGATGATTATAAGGCTCTGGATCAAGTCATAGAAACATACAAAGATGAACAGGGTACCCTCATTCATATTTTGCAAAAAGCTCAAGATATATTTGGTTACCTGCCCATGACCGTTCAATCCTACATTGCTGAAAAATTATCCATTCCAATCTCAACCATTAATGGGGTGGTCAGTTTTTATTCCCTATTTTCTCAAGAACCAACAGGTAAATATACCATTGGCGTTTGCCTAGGTACGGCTTGTTATGTAAAAGGTTCAAACGACATTCTTGAAGCCATTAAAGAAGAATTAGGTCTTGATGTAGGTGAAACCACATCTAATAAAATGTTTACCCTTAAGGCAACACGGTGTATTGGTGCGTGTGGTCTAGCCCCTGTTATCACCATTAATGATGATGTATATGGCCGGCTATCACCATCGGATATCCCGTCCATTATTCATAAATATACGAAAAACACATAA